Proteins encoded together in one Desulfosporosinus meridiei DSM 13257 window:
- the thiC gene encoding phosphomethylpyrimidine synthase ThiC: protein MREYATQMEAARKGIITAELKIVAKKELMTAEELMPLVAAGKVVICANKKHICIDPQGVGSMLKTKINVNLGVSRDCKDYDIEMKKVLEAVNMGAHAIMDLSSHGNTIPFRRELTSKCPAMIGTVPVYDSVIHYQRDLNTLTAKDFIDVVRLHAEDGVDFVTLHCGITRKTIEQIKQHQRKMNIVSRGGSLVFAWMSMTGEENPFYEYYDEILDICREYDVTISLGDACRPGCLADASDVCQIEELVRLGELTKRAWEKDVQVMVEGPGHMPIDQIAANMKIQQTICDGAPFYVLGPLVTDIAPGYDHITSAIGGAIAASAGAAFLCYVTPAEHLALPNLEDVKQGIMASKIAAHAADIAKGVRGAREIDDRMAEARRVFDWEAQWECAIDPETAKKIRADRKPEHEDSCSMCGKFCAIRSMNKALAGEHIDIL, encoded by the coding sequence ATGAGAGAATATGCAACCCAGATGGAAGCGGCAAGAAAAGGAATTATCACCGCGGAACTGAAAATCGTAGCTAAAAAGGAGCTGATGACGGCAGAAGAGCTGATGCCATTAGTTGCAGCCGGGAAAGTAGTAATCTGTGCGAACAAAAAACATATATGTATCGACCCCCAGGGCGTGGGCTCAATGCTGAAAACAAAGATCAATGTAAACCTTGGTGTTTCGAGAGACTGCAAGGATTATGACATAGAAATGAAAAAAGTGCTGGAAGCCGTTAATATGGGTGCACATGCAATCATGGATTTGTCCTCACACGGAAATACCATTCCTTTTCGCAGAGAGCTTACCTCGAAATGCCCGGCTATGATCGGAACGGTGCCGGTCTATGATTCAGTTATCCACTATCAGAGAGACTTAAACACCCTGACAGCAAAAGATTTCATTGATGTAGTAAGACTTCATGCCGAGGATGGGGTTGATTTTGTCACCCTGCACTGCGGCATTACCAGAAAAACCATAGAACAGATAAAACAGCATCAAAGAAAAATGAACATTGTATCTAGGGGCGGCTCTCTGGTATTTGCCTGGATGTCTATGACAGGTGAAGAGAACCCTTTTTATGAATATTACGATGAAATTCTGGATATCTGCCGAGAATATGATGTGACTATCTCATTGGGAGATGCCTGCAGACCGGGATGCCTGGCAGATGCTTCGGATGTGTGTCAGATTGAGGAGCTTGTACGGCTGGGTGAGCTTACCAAAAGAGCCTGGGAAAAGGATGTCCAGGTAATGGTGGAGGGACCTGGACATATGCCGATTGATCAGATTGCTGCCAATATGAAGATCCAGCAGACCATCTGCGATGGAGCACCATTTTATGTCTTAGGACCGCTAGTAACGGATATTGCACCAGGCTATGACCATATCACCTCGGCAATCGGAGGTGCCATTGCCGCTTCAGCCGGTGCTGCTTTTTTATGCTATGTGACCCCGGCAGAACACCTGGCGCTGCCGAATTTAGAGGATGTAAAACAAGGCATTATGGCCTCAAAGATTGCTGCCCATGCAGCAGATATTGCCAAAGGTGTAAGAGGGGCAAGGGAGATTGACGACAGGATGGCGGAGGCCAGAAGGGTGTTTGACTGGGAAGCACAGTGGGAGTGCGCCATAGATCCGGAAACGGCAAAAAAGATCCGTGCCGACAGGAAGCCTGAGCATGAAGACTCCTGTTCCATGTGCGGAAAGTTTTGCGCAATACGAAGTATGAACAAAGCCCTGGCCGGAGAGCATATTGATATTTTGTAA
- a CDS encoding DUF2975 domain-containing protein: MNVKQGSTTFLKVIIFLLGIAVLALCFFWLPLIAIREPKAHPGVYSLYPLLAYVYGCCIAFSIALYQAFKLLTYIERNNAFSELSLKSLKVIKKCGLTTIFFILLGIVTLKVIAKVTGDDPAGPISLSLMSILVTSIITAIVDVLQKLLKNLLDT; the protein is encoded by the coding sequence ATGAATGTTAAACAAGGTTCAACCACTTTCTTAAAAGTAATCATTTTTCTGCTCGGGATTGCGGTGCTTGCTTTGTGTTTCTTTTGGTTACCTTTGATAGCCATTAGAGAACCAAAAGCACATCCAGGGGTCTACTCGCTTTATCCCTTATTGGCATATGTGTATGGATGCTGTATTGCGTTTTCTATTGCATTGTATCAAGCATTTAAACTATTAACCTATATCGAAAGGAACAATGCTTTCTCTGAGTTATCACTTAAATCTTTGAAGGTTATAAAGAAATGTGGTTTAACAACCATTTTCTTCATCCTGTTAGGGATAGTAACCTTAAAAGTAATTGCTAAAGTCACAGGAGATGATCCAGCAGGTCCTATATCATTAAGTCTAATGAGTATTTTAGTAACAAGTATCATCACCGCTATTGTGGATGTGCTTCAAAAACTATTAAAAAATCTTCTGGATACATAA
- a CDS encoding (Fe-S)-binding protein has product MSVYDSLDSITEELHKCMKCGNCMAVCPIYKETRQEVGVARGKISLAEYILSGETEMTKGMGNRFSLCTTCMACNTNCPCGVRFDKIILAARAEAVRKKGLQSAKKIAFTALKMQRVFDFGMKAGSIFQGVALKNIPNRHSKLARMRVDVGIGKEKVFPMLAKKTLRSEFPEVIKVKNPKMRVGFFTGCMINYFYTDIGRAVIAVLKENDIEVVIPKSQACCGIPASVNGDVASARTLAKRNLRAFERMGADALVVACSSGGTAWKHVFGELLENDQELKALADKWAKKSYDISEFLIHQVPFKKEGLGRVARKVTYHEPCHLNRGQGISKEPREILKSIPGVELIEMKEPGRCCGMAGSFSLVHPDLSGQISDRKTADIQTTKTDTVATGCPACRLQLQSGVENAGFDEEVLHTVQILAESYRVGRKN; this is encoded by the coding sequence GTGTCCGTATATGATTCACTGGATTCGATTACCGAAGAACTCCATAAATGTATGAAATGCGGAAATTGCATGGCAGTATGCCCCATTTACAAGGAAACACGCCAGGAAGTGGGAGTTGCCAGGGGAAAGATTAGTTTAGCAGAATACATTCTCTCGGGCGAAACAGAGATGACTAAGGGAATGGGGAACCGTTTTTCCCTTTGTACGACCTGTATGGCTTGTAATACCAACTGTCCCTGTGGGGTTCGGTTTGACAAAATTATTCTGGCAGCAAGAGCGGAAGCCGTCCGTAAAAAAGGGCTGCAGTCGGCCAAAAAAATTGCCTTCACTGCCTTGAAGATGCAGCGAGTGTTTGATTTCGGGATGAAGGCGGGAAGTATCTTCCAGGGTGTTGCCTTAAAAAACATACCGAATCGACACAGCAAATTAGCACGTATGCGCGTGGATGTGGGGATAGGTAAGGAGAAAGTCTTCCCCATGTTGGCCAAGAAGACTTTGCGTTCCGAGTTCCCTGAAGTGATTAAGGTTAAAAACCCCAAGATGAGAGTTGGGTTCTTCACGGGTTGTATGATCAACTATTTTTACACGGACATCGGCAGAGCGGTGATCGCGGTGCTTAAGGAAAATGACATCGAAGTAGTCATTCCTAAGTCCCAGGCTTGTTGTGGTATCCCAGCCTCGGTCAATGGGGATGTGGCTTCAGCACGTACCTTAGCCAAACGCAATTTGCGGGCCTTTGAGAGAATGGGGGCAGATGCCTTAGTTGTCGCCTGTTCTTCTGGTGGTACTGCTTGGAAGCATGTTTTTGGAGAGCTGCTGGAAAATGATCAAGAACTTAAAGCCTTGGCGGATAAATGGGCCAAAAAATCCTACGATATTTCTGAGTTCCTGATTCATCAAGTTCCCTTTAAGAAAGAAGGTTTGGGTCGAGTAGCGCGAAAAGTGACATATCACGAACCTTGTCACTTAAACCGTGGACAGGGAATTAGTAAAGAACCGCGGGAAATTTTAAAGAGCATTCCCGGTGTAGAATTGATTGAAATGAAAGAGCCGGGTCGTTGTTGTGGTATGGCTGGATCATTCAGCCTGGTACACCCGGATCTCTCCGGACAAATTTCTGATCGTAAAACAGCAGATATCCAGACCACCAAAACTGATACAGTAGCAACGGGTTGTCCGGCTTGTCGGTTGCAGCTGCAAAGCGGGGTCGAAAATGCTGGATTTGACGAAGAAGTATTGCATACAGTTCAAATTTTGGCTGAGTCTTATCGAGTCGGAAGGAAGAACTAA
- a CDS encoding 2-hydroxyacyl-CoA dehydratase subunit D: MTDTTAMSAKELLGFYQEELYEEARRAKKEGKLVCWSASVAPSEFCVAMDVAMIYPETHAAGIGARKGALDVLEVADEKGYNVDTCSYARVNLGYMELLKQEALTGITPEKLEKSPAARIPLPDFVITCNNICNTLLKWYENLAVELNIPCIIIDVPFNHTMPIPQYAKDYIAEQFKEAITQLEEICGKKFDYDKFLKVQEQTQRSVAQWNRIAALSSHKPSPLNGFDLFNYMALIVCARSKDYAEITFKKFADELEENLNKGIFAFKGNEQKRVTWEGIAVWPHLGHTFKGLKNLGNIMTGSAYPGLWNVSYTPGDMSSMAEAYTRIYINTCLDNKVKVLSDVISGGKCDGVIYHQNRSCKLMSFLNVETADILQKENGLPYVSFDGDQTDPRNFSPAQFDTRIQALDEMMKQNKEGVSNE; the protein is encoded by the coding sequence ATGACTGATACAACAGCTATGAGCGCCAAAGAATTGTTAGGTTTCTATCAGGAAGAATTGTATGAAGAAGCGAGACGGGCAAAAAAAGAAGGAAAACTTGTTTGTTGGTCTGCATCCGTTGCTCCTTCGGAGTTTTGTGTGGCTATGGATGTAGCTATGATATATCCTGAAACCCATGCTGCGGGTATTGGGGCCAGAAAAGGTGCCTTAGATGTGCTTGAAGTTGCGGATGAAAAAGGCTATAACGTGGATACTTGCTCCTATGCAAGAGTAAATCTTGGTTATATGGAACTTTTAAAACAGGAGGCTTTAACAGGAATAACACCGGAAAAGCTTGAAAAATCCCCAGCGGCCAGAATACCCCTTCCCGATTTTGTCATAACCTGTAACAACATTTGTAACACCTTGCTTAAGTGGTATGAGAATCTTGCCGTTGAATTAAATATTCCTTGCATCATCATTGATGTTCCCTTTAATCATACAATGCCCATTCCACAGTATGCCAAGGATTATATTGCGGAACAGTTTAAGGAAGCTATTACTCAGCTTGAGGAAATTTGCGGCAAGAAATTCGACTATGACAAATTTTTAAAAGTACAGGAACAAACCCAACGTTCTGTTGCCCAATGGAATAGAATCGCTGCTTTGTCATCACATAAACCATCCCCTTTAAATGGTTTTGATCTTTTCAACTATATGGCCCTGATCGTTTGTGCAAGGAGTAAAGACTACGCAGAAATTACCTTTAAAAAGTTTGCTGATGAACTTGAAGAAAATCTTAATAAGGGTATCTTCGCCTTTAAAGGAAATGAACAAAAGCGGGTAACTTGGGAAGGCATAGCTGTTTGGCCGCACCTGGGACATACATTTAAAGGCTTAAAGAATCTTGGCAATATAATGACAGGTTCAGCCTATCCGGGTCTGTGGAATGTTAGTTATACACCAGGTGATATGAGTTCAATGGCGGAAGCTTATACTAGAATTTATATCAATACTTGTCTTGATAATAAAGTTAAGGTTCTTAGTGACGTAATTAGTGGCGGAAAGTGTGACGGTGTTATTTATCATCAGAACAGAAGCTGTAAGCTCATGAGTTTTCTGAATGTAGAAACTGCTGATATCCTCCAAAAAGAAAATGGTTTACCCTATGTAAGCTTTGATGGAGACCAAACTGATCCTCGTAACTTTTCTCCTGCCCAGTTTGACACACGTATCCAGGCCTTAGATGAAATGATGAAGCAGAATAAGGAGGGAGTTTCCAATGAGTAG
- a CDS encoding 2-hydroxyacyl-CoA dehydratase subunit D encodes MSRIETIISELSSISNNPRKAMEDYKKETGKGSVGVMPYYAPEEIIHAAGFLPVGIWGGQKSISKARAYLPPFACSIMQSVMEMQLEGVYDDLEAVLFPVPCDTLKCLSQKWKGTSPVIVFTHPQNRKLEAANKFLAEEYRLVREKLETILNVKITDEALNQSIETYNENRKVMREFTDLAANYPQIIDPRIRHAIIKARFFMEKSKHTAMVKELNSELKSLPVEAFTGKKVVLTGIMAEPNEVLDILKDNGFAVVADDLAQESRLFRNDVPSGTDPLYRLAKWWQEFDGCSLATDAKKSRGPMLMEMVKGSKADAVVVCMMKFCDPEEFDYPIYYRQFEEAGIKSLFIEIDLETTSFEQTKTRVQSFSEML; translated from the coding sequence ATGAGTAGAATTGAAACTATTATTAGTGAATTATCTTCAATTTCAAATAATCCCCGCAAGGCTATGGAAGATTATAAAAAAGAAACCGGTAAAGGGTCGGTAGGGGTTATGCCTTATTATGCCCCTGAAGAAATAATTCATGCTGCTGGTTTTCTTCCCGTAGGTATTTGGGGAGGACAAAAGAGTATTTCAAAAGCCCGTGCCTATTTACCTCCCTTTGCTTGTTCAATTATGCAATCAGTTATGGAAATGCAGCTTGAAGGGGTATATGACGATTTAGAAGCAGTACTTTTCCCCGTTCCTTGTGACACTTTAAAATGTCTCAGCCAAAAATGGAAAGGAACATCACCTGTCATCGTATTTACTCATCCTCAAAACAGAAAACTCGAAGCAGCCAATAAGTTTCTTGCTGAGGAATATCGACTTGTTCGTGAAAAGCTGGAAACAATATTGAATGTAAAGATTACTGATGAAGCACTCAACCAAAGTATTGAAACTTATAACGAAAATCGTAAAGTAATGCGTGAATTTACGGACCTAGCTGCTAATTATCCTCAGATTATTGATCCCAGAATACGTCATGCAATTATAAAAGCTAGATTTTTTATGGAAAAATCTAAACATACCGCTATGGTAAAAGAATTGAATTCAGAGCTTAAATCGTTACCTGTTGAAGCCTTTACAGGTAAAAAGGTTGTTTTAACAGGAATTATGGCTGAACCCAATGAAGTATTAGACATTTTAAAAGATAACGGTTTTGCTGTTGTGGCAGACGACCTGGCCCAGGAATCCAGACTGTTCAGAAATGATGTTCCGTCAGGTACAGACCCACTATATCGATTGGCTAAATGGTGGCAAGAATTCGATGGTTGTTCTCTTGCTACAGATGCGAAAAAATCAAGAGGCCCCATGCTGATGGAGATGGTTAAAGGGTCTAAGGCCGATGCAGTTGTGGTTTGCATGATGAAGTTCTGTGACCCTGAAGAATTTGACTATCCAATCTACTATAGACAGTTTGAAGAAGCTGGAATTAAGAGCCTATTTATAGAAATTGACCTGGAAACAACATCCTTTGAACAGACTAAAACCAGAGTTCAAAGTTTTAGTGAAATGCTGTGA
- a CDS encoding FAD-binding oxidoreductase: MLAREVLEELVRVLGRENVLTEQEDLLTYAYDATAAMKHHKPDVVVAPLSTEQVADVVKIALRYHVPIYTRGSGTNLSGGTIPVEGGMVLSMLHLNKILEVDQDNLTATVQPGVIIQALNDEAAKHGLLYPPDPGTVTTATMGGSVSECSGGLRGLKYGVTKHYIMGLQMVLANGEVTRWGGKTVKNVTGYDLVALFTGAEGTLGIITEIIVKLIPAPEARKSMLAVFDDVDKAGRAIAAIIRNKVIPATLEILDNVTIQTVENFVHAGLPMDAEAVLLCEVDGYKEVVQREAVLVERIMNEEGAVQLKIAKDDKERDLLWLARRSALPALAQKRPTTVLEDATVPRSKIPDMLKAIRRIATKHNLQIATFGHAGDGNLHPTIITDERDAEEMKRVHLAVDEIFETALALGGTLSGEHGIGIAKMKYLNREFGEAGVAALKRIKEALDPNYLLNPGKIVRRD; the protein is encoded by the coding sequence ATGTTAGCTCGTGAAGTCTTGGAAGAACTTGTTCGAGTGCTCGGTCGTGAAAATGTCCTCACAGAGCAGGAAGACTTATTGACCTATGCTTATGACGCAACTGCGGCGATGAAACATCATAAGCCGGATGTTGTGGTTGCACCTCTATCGACAGAACAGGTGGCAGATGTCGTGAAAATCGCCCTGCGTTACCATGTCCCTATTTATACACGTGGTTCCGGAACGAACCTTAGTGGGGGAACTATTCCCGTTGAAGGGGGTATGGTTCTCTCCATGCTCCACCTCAACAAAATTCTGGAAGTAGACCAGGATAATTTAACGGCAACCGTTCAACCTGGGGTGATCATTCAGGCTCTCAATGATGAAGCGGCTAAACACGGCTTGTTGTATCCGCCGGATCCCGGTACAGTTACCACAGCAACTATGGGTGGCTCCGTTTCGGAGTGTTCGGGTGGATTGCGTGGTCTGAAATACGGTGTAACCAAACATTATATTATGGGCTTGCAAATGGTCTTGGCGAATGGAGAAGTCACTCGTTGGGGAGGAAAAACAGTAAAGAACGTGACAGGGTATGATTTAGTGGCTCTCTTTACCGGGGCTGAAGGAACCTTGGGGATTATCACTGAAATAATCGTCAAACTCATTCCGGCACCGGAAGCACGTAAGAGCATGTTAGCCGTCTTTGACGACGTTGATAAAGCTGGGAGGGCCATCGCAGCCATTATTCGCAATAAAGTTATTCCGGCCACACTGGAGATCTTGGATAATGTGACGATTCAGACCGTGGAAAACTTTGTGCATGCGGGACTCCCCATGGACGCGGAAGCAGTTCTCTTATGTGAAGTGGACGGCTACAAGGAAGTTGTCCAACGGGAAGCTGTATTGGTGGAACGAATTATGAACGAGGAAGGAGCTGTTCAATTAAAAATAGCTAAAGATGATAAAGAGCGCGACCTTTTGTGGTTGGCTCGTCGCAGCGCCTTGCCAGCCCTTGCTCAAAAACGACCGACCACCGTACTTGAAGATGCCACCGTTCCCCGGAGTAAAATTCCGGATATGCTTAAAGCAATCCGCAGAATTGCAACCAAACATAATCTGCAAATTGCTACCTTCGGGCATGCAGGAGACGGAAATCTGCATCCCACAATTATTACAGATGAACGCGACGCTGAAGAAATGAAAAGAGTCCACCTAGCAGTGGACGAGATTTTCGAAACGGCGCTAGCCCTGGGAGGAACTCTTTCCGGTGAACATGGGATTGGTATCGCCAAAATGAAATATCTTAACAGGGAATTTGGAGAAGCAGGTGTGGCGGCCTTGAAGCGCATTAAAGAAGCCCTGGACCCCAACTATTTGTTGAACCCTGGGAAGATTGTAAGGAGGGACTGA
- a CDS encoding acyl CoA:acetate/3-ketoacid CoA transferase, producing MKKVNILTAEEAVDLVKDGDTLCTSGFVGNSLPEALFKAIEKKFLETGYPQNITLFYPASQGSRNGTGGDHFAHEGLVKRVIAGHLNTAPKLGELCLANKCEGYNLPQGALEYVIRDAAGHRPGTITHVGLGTFVDPRNGGGKINARTTEDLVEVIKIGNEEKLFYKAFPIDIAFLRGTYADEYGNVTLEKEVATIEVTSIAQAVINNGGKVIVQVEKVVKGGTLDPRLVQIPGIYVHGVVEVVDMKDHEQSVGHEYNPALCGAVRAPEGNVEKTPLSIKKVIGRRAAMELVKDTVVNLGVGTPEYVAQVASEEEIASYMTLTVESGAIGGSPQGGARFGATLNPDAIIDQNSQFDFYDGGGLDMAFLGLAECDEQGNINVSRFGPKIPGCGGFINITQNAKKVFFCGTFTARGLKQKIEDGKLIIEQEGTQRKFIKQVEQVTFSGKYAIKTKQPVLYITERAVFELKEEGLNLIEVAPGIDIQTQIIDLMDFVPTVDKNIKIMDSRLFSEELMNLKK from the coding sequence ATGAAGAAGGTTAATATTCTCACAGCAGAAGAGGCTGTTGATTTAGTCAAAGATGGGGACACTCTTTGTACCAGTGGATTTGTTGGCAATAGTCTTCCGGAAGCACTTTTTAAAGCTATAGAAAAGAAATTTTTAGAGACTGGCTATCCTCAAAATATAACTTTGTTTTATCCAGCATCACAAGGCAGCAGAAACGGCACGGGCGGTGATCATTTTGCTCACGAAGGTTTGGTTAAAAGGGTCATAGCAGGTCATTTAAATACTGCTCCGAAGTTAGGCGAACTGTGTCTAGCTAATAAATGCGAAGGTTATAACTTACCACAAGGTGCTTTGGAATATGTTATTAGAGATGCTGCGGGTCATAGGCCCGGTACAATTACCCATGTTGGATTAGGTACTTTTGTTGATCCAAGAAATGGCGGAGGTAAAATAAACGCTAGGACGACAGAAGATTTAGTAGAAGTTATAAAAATCGGCAATGAAGAAAAGCTTTTCTACAAAGCTTTTCCTATAGATATCGCCTTCCTTAGAGGTACTTATGCGGATGAGTATGGTAATGTAACCCTAGAAAAAGAAGTAGCTACTATTGAGGTTACATCTATAGCACAGGCAGTTATAAATAATGGTGGAAAAGTAATTGTTCAAGTGGAAAAGGTTGTAAAAGGTGGTACTTTAGACCCCAGACTGGTACAAATACCAGGCATTTATGTTCATGGTGTTGTAGAAGTAGTTGATATGAAAGATCATGAACAAAGTGTTGGACATGAATATAATCCAGCACTTTGCGGGGCAGTAAGAGCACCTGAAGGTAATGTTGAAAAAACCCCATTGAGTATTAAAAAAGTTATTGGCAGAAGAGCAGCTATGGAATTGGTAAAGGATACAGTTGTTAATTTAGGTGTTGGAACACCTGAGTATGTTGCTCAAGTTGCAAGTGAAGAAGAGATAGCTAGTTATATGACTTTAACTGTTGAATCAGGAGCAATAGGAGGCAGTCCTCAAGGTGGAGCCAGATTTGGTGCTACTTTAAATCCTGACGCTATTATTGACCAAAATAGTCAGTTTGATTTTTATGATGGCGGCGGTCTGGATATGGCATTTTTAGGTTTAGCTGAATGTGATGAACAGGGCAACATTAATGTCAGCAGATTCGGTCCCAAAATACCGGGATGTGGTGGTTTCATCAATATCACCCAAAATGCAAAAAAAGTATTCTTCTGCGGTACATTTACAGCAAGAGGCTTAAAACAAAAAATTGAAGATGGCAAGTTAATAATTGAACAAGAAGGAACGCAAAGGAAATTTATTAAACAAGTTGAACAGGTAACATTTAGTGGAAAATATGCAATTAAAACTAAACAACCTGTTTTATATATAACAGAAAGAGCTGTATTTGAATTAAAAGAAGAGGGACTTAACTTAATTGAAGTTGCTCCCGGAATTGATATTCAAACACAAATTATAGATTTAATGGATTTTGTCCCTACAGTTGACAAAAATATTAAAATTATGGACTCAAGACTTTTTAGTGAAGAACTAATGAACTTGAAGAAATAA
- a CDS encoding acyl-CoA dehydrogenase C-terminal domain-containing protein gives MNKDNEALSKEFANLGKALNAYQDMLKALAGYSKTNMSMIPLYSRRILTATAQLFCGRQILDQAILADKKSQRSGI, from the coding sequence ATTAACAAGGACAATGAAGCCTTAAGCAAGGAATTTGCAAACTTGGGCAAGGCTCTTAATGCTTACCAAGATATGCTCAAGGCTTTGGCTGGATATTCCAAGACCAATATGAGTATGATTCCCTTGTATTCCCGCCGTATCCTGACAGCGACTGCCCAGCTATTTTGTGGCCGGCAGATTCTTGATCAGGCAATATTGGCTGATAAAAAAAGCCAAAGAAGTGGGATCTGA
- the thiM gene encoding hydroxyethylthiazole kinase: MDNKGEIQNQIIQAVETVRRTNPLAGSITNTVTMNFVANAQLAVGGSAAMVYLPDEGEFLAKVGGAAYINMGTLLPIYEETLPHTAKVLYETGKPWVLDPVAIGIGALRTQLLQQFKAYKPSVVRGNASEIIALAGLWGLDGGTEVSNVRGVDSRDSVNAAKAGAVALAKWTGGAVAVSGETDLITDGDLIVFSQGGSHFMEKITGFGCSLGGVTAVYATVASPFIAALTAAGVYNLAGKRAANKVDAPGSFQVRFLDELYKATAEDIANNPLEIEAV, from the coding sequence ATGGATAATAAAGGGGAGATTCAAAACCAAATAATTCAGGCCGTAGAAACTGTAAGACGGACAAATCCTCTGGCAGGGTCGATCACCAACACAGTAACGATGAATTTTGTGGCTAATGCCCAGCTTGCCGTCGGAGGATCGGCGGCTATGGTTTATCTGCCTGATGAGGGTGAGTTTTTGGCAAAAGTCGGCGGAGCTGCCTACATAAACATGGGTACGCTTCTGCCCATATATGAGGAGACTTTACCACATACAGCCAAAGTCTTGTACGAAACGGGGAAGCCTTGGGTCCTGGATCCGGTGGCTATCGGTATCGGTGCCCTTAGAACTCAGCTGCTGCAGCAGTTTAAAGCTTATAAACCATCTGTGGTCAGAGGGAATGCCTCGGAAATTATCGCTTTGGCTGGTTTGTGGGGTTTGGACGGCGGTACGGAGGTATCCAATGTTCGCGGCGTTGACTCTAGGGATTCGGTCAATGCCGCCAAAGCTGGGGCTGTCGCGCTGGCTAAGTGGACTGGCGGGGCTGTTGCCGTGTCGGGCGAAACGGATTTAATAACCGACGGTGACCTCATAGTCTTCTCCCAGGGAGGGTCTCACTTTATGGAGAAAATTACTGGGTTTGGCTGTTCCTTAGGAGGAGTGACCGCAGTCTACGCAACGGTTGCCTCCCCTTTTATTGCTGCGCTTACTGCCGCTGGGGTTTACAATTTAGCGGGAAAACGGGCTGCAAATAAGGTGGACGCTCCCGGAAGTTTTCAAGTCCGGTTCCTGGATGAACTATATAAGGCAACGGCAGAGGATATTGCTAACAATCCATTGGAGATTGAGGCGGTTTAA
- a CDS encoding acyl-CoA dehydratase activase encodes MFTMGIDIGSSSSKVVILEDGVNIIAGEVIQIGTGSTGPKRVLNEALSKAGLKLEDMAKIIATGYGRSSVEEAHKQISEISCQAKGVFFLVPSAKLIIDIGGQDVKAIRLDSKGGVKQFFMNDKCAAGTGRFLDVMSRVLEVNLDEMAEYDARATEPATVSSTCTVFAESEVISQLSNGVAKENIIAGVHQSVASKACGLAYRCGVEEDIVMCGGVAKDLGVVRAISKELKKPVIVAPNPQITAALGAAIFAFEEVRGANK; translated from the coding sequence ATGTTTACAATGGGGATTGATATTGGGTCCTCATCCTCAAAGGTTGTAATACTTGAAGATGGAGTTAATATTATCGCTGGAGAAGTCATTCAGATTGGAACAGGTTCGACAGGACCTAAACGTGTACTGAATGAAGCTCTTTCCAAAGCAGGTCTTAAATTGGAAGACATGGCTAAAATTATTGCTACAGGCTACGGAAGATCTTCTGTGGAAGAAGCACACAAACAAATTAGCGAAATCAGTTGTCAGGCTAAGGGAGTTTTCTTTTTAGTTCCTTCAGCAAAATTAATTATTGATATCGGCGGTCAAGATGTTAAGGCAATTAGACTTGACAGTAAAGGCGGCGTTAAGCAGTTTTTTATGAATGATAAATGTGCCGCCGGAACAGGACGTTTTCTCGATGTTATGTCACGAGTACTTGAAGTTAATCTTGATGAAATGGCAGAATACGATGCTCGTGCAACAGAACCTGCCACGGTCAGCAGCACTTGCACAGTTTTTGCAGAATCTGAGGTAATATCTCAGCTTTCCAACGGAGTTGCTAAAGAGAATATTATTGCAGGGGTTCACCAGTCAGTTGCTAGCAAAGCCTGTGGACTTGCCTATAGATGTGGGGTGGAAGAGGACATTGTTATGTGCGGAGGTGTTGCTAAGGACTTAGGGGTTGTCCGGGCAATAAGCAAAGAACTAAAAAAACCTGTCATTGTAGCTCCTAATCCACAAATTACAGCTGCCCTTGGAGCTGCTATCTTTGCCTTCGAAGAAGTCAGGGGAGCTAATAAATAA
- a CDS encoding hemerythrin domain-containing protein: MNINNLKRQHQEIRQLVDDIESLLNQDVMAKAFDISLKIATLAGKLSFHLKSEDDFLYPSLIISKDEDLKKISLSFNQEMGHISQSFSDYKTKYMSSTRIKEACTQFTADTRSIILELRNRLNKEDKKLYPIVEQF, translated from the coding sequence ATGAACATCAACAATCTAAAAAGACAACACCAAGAAATACGTCAATTAGTTGATGACATCGAATCCTTGTTAAATCAGGATGTGATGGCTAAGGCTTTTGATATATCCTTAAAAATCGCTACACTAGCCGGAAAATTATCTTTCCATCTCAAGTCAGAAGATGATTTTCTTTACCCATCTCTCATTATTTCTAAAGACGAAGATCTAAAGAAAATATCACTTTCATTTAATCAGGAAATGGGTCATATCTCCCAATCCTTTTCAGACTATAAAACCAAATATATGTCAAGCACTCGGATCAAGGAAGCATGTACACAATTTACAGCAGACACACGTTCAATTATTTTAGAGCTAAGGAATCGCTTGAATAAGGAAGACAAAAAACTATACCCTATCGTAGAGCAGTTCTAA